A DNA window from Caretta caretta isolate rCarCar2 chromosome 7, rCarCar1.hap1, whole genome shotgun sequence contains the following coding sequences:
- the WNT8B gene encoding protein Wnt-8b, with product MFHMDPYLCIFLLISFLCFCQAWSVNNFLMTGPKAYLIYSSSVAAGAQSGIEECKFQFAWDRWNCPERALQLSSHGGLRSANRETAFVHAISSAGVMYTLTRNCSLGDFDNCGCDDSRNGQLGGQGWLWGGCSDNVGFGEAISKQFVDALETGQDARAAMNLHNNEAGRKAVKGTMKRTCKCHGVSGSCTTQTCWLQLPEFREVGTYLKEKYHKALKVDLLQGVGNSAASRGAIAETFSSISKKELVHLEDSPDYCLENKTLGLLGTEGRECLKRGKALSRWEKRSCRRLCGDCGLAVEERRAEMVSSCNCKFHWCCAVRCEQCRKRVTKYFCVRKEKRERSGGGGATRKLKRKP from the exons gtcaGTGAATAATTTCCTGATGACCGGCCCGAAG GCGTATCTCATCTACTCCAGCAGCGTGGCGGCCGGGGCCCAGAGCGGCATTGAGGAGTGCAAATTCCAGTTCGCATGGGACCGCTGGAACTGCCCCGAGAGAGCGCTGCAGCTCTCCAGCCATGGCGGGCTGCGCAGTG CAAACCGAGAGACAGCCTTTGTCCATGCCATCAGCTCGGCGGGCGTCATGTACACGCTGACACGGAACTGCAGCCTTGGGGACTTCGACAACTGCGGCTGTGATGACTCCCGCAACGGGCAGCTCG GGGGAcaaggctggctgtggggtggctgCAGCGACAACGTGGGCTTTGGGGAGGCCATTTCCAAGCAGTTTGTGGATGCCCTGGAGACGGGACAGGATGCCAGAGCAGCTATGAACCTGCACAACAACGAAGCTGGCCGGAAG GCGGTGAAGGGGACCATGAAGCGGACCTGCAAGTGCCACGGTGTGTCGGGCAGCTGCACaacccagacctgctggctgcagctgccCGAGTTCCGGGAGGTGGGCACGTACCTGAAGGAGAAGTACCACAAGGCCCTAAAAGTGGATCTGTTGCAAGGGGTGGGTAACAGTGCGGCCAGTCGGGGGGCCATCGCCGAGACCTTCAGCTCCATCTCCAAGAAGGAGCTGGTCCACTTGGAAGACTCCCCTGACTACTGCCTGGAGAACAAGACCCTGGGGCTGCTGGGGACCGAGGGCCGGGAGTGCCTCAAGCGGGGCAAGGCCCTGAGTCGGTGGGAGAAGCGGAGCTGCCGGCGGCTGTGCGGGGACTGCGGGCTGGCCGTGGAGGAGAGGCGGGCCGAGATGGTGTCCAGCTGCAACTGCAAGTTCCACTGGTGCTGCGCTGTGCGGTGCGAGCAGTGCCGAAAGCGGGTCACCAAGTACTTCTGCGTCCGCAAGGAGAAGCGGGAACGGAGCGGGGGCGGCGGGGCCACTCGCAAGCTCAAGAGGAAACCCTAA